Proteins encoded in a region of the Bacillus methanolicus genome:
- a CDS encoding AzlC family ABC transporter permease, which translates to MAELTFSKQSSEFRKGIQAGISIAIGYFPIALTFGLLAKTTGLTVGETIMMSLLVYAGASQYMSLSLLSMGTGIFEIVLTTFIVNIRHFLMAASLNEKSEDDHILNKVIYSFGITDETFSVAATKDETVTTGYLFGLFSISYASWVINSGIGHVIGASLPQTLQESMSVALYAMFIGLLVPSMKKSVKVVYLAVLAAIFNSIFAYTKFLSTGWAIVLATLLSAVIIEAIYTWRGKLRRNFIEN; encoded by the coding sequence ATGGCTGAATTAACATTTAGCAAGCAATCATCTGAATTCAGGAAGGGGATTCAAGCGGGCATCAGCATTGCAATTGGATACTTTCCGATTGCCTTGACGTTTGGACTTCTTGCCAAAACCACCGGTTTGACAGTAGGTGAAACAATCATGATGAGCCTGCTTGTGTATGCCGGTGCCTCCCAATATATGTCGCTAAGTCTTTTATCAATGGGAACGGGAATCTTTGAAATTGTGTTGACAACTTTTATTGTGAATATTAGGCATTTTCTCATGGCGGCTTCGTTGAATGAAAAGAGTGAGGACGACCATATTCTAAATAAAGTGATTTATTCCTTTGGTATTACAGATGAAACATTTTCTGTCGCGGCAACAAAAGATGAAACTGTAACGACAGGTTATTTATTCGGTTTGTTTTCAATCTCATATGCTAGTTGGGTTATTAATTCCGGAATTGGCCATGTTATTGGAGCGAGTCTTCCGCAAACTTTGCAGGAGAGCATGTCTGTCGCTCTATATGCGATGTTTATCGGCCTTCTTGTACCTTCAATGAAAAAGAGTGTCAAAGTTGTCTATTTAGCAGTCCTTGCAGCAATCTTTAACAGTATTTTTGCATATACAAAATTTCTTTCAACGGGATGGGCGATTGTTTTGGCTACTCTTTTATCGGCTGTCATAATCGAGGCAATTTATACATGGAGAGGCAAATTGAGGAGGAATTTTATTGAAAACTGA
- a CDS encoding competence protein ComK: protein MIKQRKPLIEEYEINPYTMMIMPIEYGSKVYSRILEIDEEYISPFKPIEIIKKSCIYFGASYEGRKEATKRLIGITHKVPIAISSHNFINFFPTTSPNNPECMWISYEHVVFHERADSKHTNVTFSNKNIYTLPVSFNSFENQLLRTALLKTKTMQRIEETERKAMYYFHGQRYFESSERSGEYGRYINRKN from the coding sequence ATGATTAAACAAAGGAAACCGCTTATAGAAGAATATGAGATTAATCCATATACGATGATGATTATGCCCATCGAATATGGCAGTAAAGTATACTCGCGAATTCTTGAAATTGATGAAGAATATATATCCCCTTTTAAGCCGATCGAGATTATTAAAAAGAGCTGCATTTATTTTGGGGCAAGCTACGAAGGCAGAAAAGAAGCGACTAAGAGACTGATAGGGATTACTCATAAAGTTCCGATAGCCATTTCCTCACATAATTTCATTAATTTTTTTCCAACGACTTCACCGAATAACCCCGAGTGCATGTGGATTTCATATGAGCATGTTGTTTTTCATGAAAGAGCCGATTCGAAACATACAAACGTTACTTTCAGCAATAAAAACATTTATACACTTCCTGTTTCTTTTAATTCATTTGAAAACCAGCTATTAAGGACAGCGCTCCTTAAAACGAAAACGATGCAAAGAATAGAGGAGACTGAGAGAAAAGCGATGTATTATTTTCATGGACAGCGATATTTTGAGTCGTCTGAGAGAAGCGGCGAATATGGCAGGTACATAAACCGCAAAAATTAG
- a CDS encoding M48 family metallopeptidase has protein sequence MARKIGFYAVVAYAVYGMFFYWYLFYFADTSLPFEYEGSRADPATFLNGRELMLTEEYSKVRNLLFFLSTPLEWLIYTLILVLGLSKAFKRWAEQSAKIKFVQTAIYLFWLSLFAFIATFPLNFISYSLSKSYHISVQTFSSWIKEELIDFWINYGIMLIIVTVLYWLINKSQKRWWLYAWLLSVPFTLFMMFLRPVVIDPLYNDFYPLKNKELEAKILSMADQANIPSEHVFEVNMAKKTTALNAYVTGIGSNSRIVLWDTTLNRLNEKQILFIMAHEMAHYVKKHLYIGIAGYLLLSLAGLYITAKAMNGAISRWGKDLKIPHVNDITSLPLFLMILSILMFASSPLSNIVSRYQEKQADQYAIEMTKDPAASISTFQELTRAGLSQVNPPLLVKIFRYEHPTMLERISAMEDYEIKQRSKSNDEGP, from the coding sequence TTGGCAAGAAAAATCGGCTTTTACGCCGTTGTGGCATATGCGGTATATGGCATGTTTTTTTATTGGTATTTATTTTATTTTGCCGATACGAGCCTGCCGTTTGAATATGAGGGATCCAGGGCTGACCCGGCAACTTTTTTAAATGGAAGGGAACTCATGTTAACGGAGGAATATTCGAAAGTCAGGAATCTGCTTTTTTTCCTTTCTACGCCTCTTGAATGGCTAATCTACACATTAATATTAGTGTTGGGTCTGTCGAAAGCTTTTAAGCGCTGGGCTGAACAGTCTGCGAAAATCAAATTTGTCCAGACGGCCATTTATTTGTTCTGGCTATCTTTATTTGCTTTTATTGCTACTTTCCCGCTAAATTTTATAAGCTATTCTTTGTCGAAAAGCTATCATATTTCTGTTCAGACTTTCAGTTCGTGGATCAAGGAAGAACTAATCGATTTTTGGATTAATTATGGTATTATGCTGATCATTGTAACGGTATTGTACTGGCTTATTAATAAAAGCCAAAAAAGATGGTGGCTTTATGCGTGGCTTTTATCCGTTCCGTTTACTTTGTTTATGATGTTTCTTCGGCCTGTCGTGATTGACCCGCTCTACAATGATTTTTATCCGTTAAAAAATAAAGAGCTCGAGGCGAAAATTCTTTCCATGGCAGATCAAGCAAATATCCCTTCAGAGCATGTATTCGAAGTCAATATGGCCAAAAAAACGACTGCTCTGAATGCTTATGTAACCGGAATTGGCTCCAATTCGAGGATTGTTCTTTGGGATACGACATTAAACCGGCTGAATGAAAAGCAAATATTATTTATAATGGCTCATGAAATGGCCCACTATGTGAAAAAGCACTTGTATATTGGAATCGCCGGCTATTTGCTTCTTTCTTTAGCGGGTCTGTACATTACTGCAAAAGCAATGAACGGGGCAATAAGTCGGTGGGGAAAGGATTTAAAGATTCCCCATGTTAACGACATCACGTCTTTGCCGCTATTTTTAATGATTTTATCGATATTGATGTTTGCATCCAGTCCTCTATCTAATATTGTGTCGCGCTATCAGGAAAAACAGGCGGATCAATATGCCATCGAAATGACAAAAGATCCCGCTGCTTCGATTTCCACCTTTCAGGAGTTAACACGGGCGGGGCTCAGCCAAGTCAACCCGCCGCTATTAGTAAAAATCTTTCGATATGAGCACCCTACGATGCTTGAACGTATTTCGGCCATGGAAGATTACGAAATTAAACAAAGAAGCAAATCAAATGATGAAGGCCCGTAA
- the addB gene encoding helicase-exonuclease AddAB subunit AddB, which produces MAVRLITGRSGSGKTEYCLKEIREKLLEDPDGNPIIYLVPEQMTFLSEYRIVTTPNLGGMIRAQVFSFTRLAWRILQETGGISRYHLNSVGINMLIRKIIEDQKDELKIFQRAADKSGFIQQMEQMLTEFKRYCVTPTELTAFWTDGEQNQKDLKDKLHDLELIYSRFEDELFGKYVDSEDYLRLLSEKIASSEYLKEAEIYIDGFYTYTPQEYMIIEQLMKHCKRVTITLTSDQLYKENAPDELHLFRLSGETCQTIYEIIKTNGIELEDEILLAEQLRWTNDSLRHLESEFDTRPAVPYEETPEVSIFQAVNRRAEIEGVARKIKYLVREKGYRFRDIALLVRNGSDYHDILETIFHDHEIPYFIDQKRTMLNHPLIELIRSSLEIINGHWRYEPVFRAIKTELMFPVKSNVLTLRQQMDRLENYVLAYGIQGDKWTKKDRWIYRRIRGLEFESVAKTDAEQNIEQELNELRAMITAPLLRLARRLKKANTGRDLCEAVYLFLEELDIPTKLEQWKLAAEAKGELVKAREHDQAWNAVMELLDQFVEMLGEEKISLKQFAAILDAGMESLRFSLVPPAIDQVIVADLERSRLSDIKAAFVIGLNEGIFPAKIGEEGILADEDREFLLSRGLKIAPGSRTRLLDENFLAYKAFATPSEHLYVSYPLANEEGKALMPSSYIKRLTDLFPNARMHFFVADPSELSEEEQLDFISNETTALSYLTGQLQLKKRNYPVYDLWWDVYNYYMNNDRLRPMAVKALSGLFYENRTKKLSEQVSKQLYGDHIQASVSRMELFHSCPFSHFARHGLKLSDRQVFRLDAPDIGELFHGALKYIAETVAQKNLSWANMTKEECENLAKEAVEKLAPKLQNEILLSTNRHQYIKRKLEKIISRASYVLSEHAKASGFYPIGLEVAFGPKEKLPPLSFSLKNGTKMELVGRIDRVDKAEDTSGVFLRVIDYKSSEKDLNIGEVYYGLALQMLTYLDIIITHSDNLIGTKADPAGVLYFHVHNPIIHSSKVLTLDEIEKEIMKSFRMKGLLLGEQNVIQLMDKTLESGDSQIVSAGMKKDGTLKKSSKVATREEFEALRRYVRKLYEKTGNAISEGVVDLSPYKMKNKIPCTFCPYKAVCQFDQSLESNEFRILTPYKRDDVLGLIRKEVDDLDKFGDDSAKA; this is translated from the coding sequence ATGGCTGTCAGACTCATAACAGGGAGATCAGGTAGCGGCAAAACAGAATATTGTTTAAAGGAGATACGGGAGAAGCTGCTAGAGGATCCGGATGGAAACCCGATTATTTATCTCGTTCCGGAGCAGATGACATTTTTATCTGAATACAGGATTGTCACCACCCCTAATTTGGGCGGGATGATTCGTGCCCAAGTATTCAGTTTTACCCGTTTAGCATGGAGAATTCTTCAGGAAACAGGCGGGATCAGCCGCTATCATCTCAACAGTGTTGGGATCAACATGCTCATTCGAAAAATTATTGAAGATCAGAAGGATGAGCTGAAAATTTTTCAAAGGGCTGCTGATAAATCCGGATTTATCCAGCAAATGGAACAAATGTTGACGGAATTTAAACGTTATTGTGTAACCCCGACTGAGCTGACCGCATTTTGGACAGACGGGGAACAAAACCAAAAGGATCTGAAGGATAAGCTTCACGATCTTGAATTAATTTACAGCCGGTTTGAGGATGAACTGTTTGGAAAATATGTAGATTCCGAGGACTATTTAAGACTTCTTTCGGAAAAAATCGCTTCATCCGAGTATTTAAAAGAAGCAGAAATATATATTGACGGTTTTTACACATACACCCCGCAAGAATATATGATTATTGAACAATTAATGAAGCACTGCAAGCGGGTTACCATTACTTTAACAAGCGACCAATTGTATAAAGAAAACGCACCCGACGAGCTTCATCTTTTCAGATTGTCCGGTGAAACGTGTCAGACGATTTACGAAATCATCAAAACAAACGGAATCGAACTGGAAGACGAAATTCTTCTTGCGGAGCAGCTGAGATGGACAAACGATTCATTGCGCCATTTAGAATCGGAATTTGATACAAGGCCTGCCGTACCTTATGAGGAAACCCCTGAGGTTTCCATTTTCCAGGCAGTTAACAGGCGGGCGGAAATAGAAGGAGTTGCCCGGAAGATTAAGTATTTAGTGAGGGAAAAAGGATATAGGTTCCGGGATATCGCATTGTTAGTAAGGAATGGAAGCGACTACCACGATATTTTAGAGACCATTTTCCATGACCATGAAATTCCTTATTTTATTGATCAAAAACGAACAATGTTAAACCATCCGCTTATCGAGTTAATTCGCTCCAGTTTAGAGATTATTAACGGTCATTGGCGTTATGAACCGGTTTTTCGCGCCATAAAAACTGAACTGATGTTTCCTGTAAAATCCAATGTCCTTACATTGCGCCAGCAAATGGACAGGCTTGAAAATTATGTTCTCGCATACGGAATCCAGGGAGACAAATGGACGAAAAAAGACCGCTGGATCTACCGAAGAATAAGAGGGCTTGAATTTGAATCCGTTGCAAAGACCGATGCAGAACAGAACATCGAACAGGAGCTGAATGAGCTTCGGGCGATGATCACGGCCCCTCTTCTCCGGCTGGCTCGCCGTCTTAAAAAAGCGAATACGGGAAGAGATTTATGCGAGGCTGTCTATTTGTTTTTAGAAGAATTAGATATTCCAACAAAACTCGAACAATGGAAGCTTGCTGCAGAAGCAAAGGGCGAGCTTGTAAAGGCGCGGGAGCATGATCAGGCCTGGAACGCCGTGATGGAGCTTTTGGATCAGTTTGTTGAAATGCTTGGAGAGGAAAAAATTTCACTTAAGCAGTTTGCAGCCATTCTTGATGCAGGGATGGAGTCATTGCGTTTTTCACTTGTTCCTCCTGCCATCGACCAAGTAATAGTTGCAGATTTGGAGAGATCAAGACTGTCAGACATTAAAGCGGCTTTTGTCATCGGTTTAAATGAAGGGATTTTTCCTGCAAAAATAGGTGAGGAAGGGATATTGGCTGACGAAGACCGTGAGTTTTTGCTTTCAAGAGGTTTGAAAATCGCACCTGGAAGCCGTACGCGCCTTTTGGACGAAAACTTTCTCGCCTATAAAGCATTTGCCACTCCTTCCGAGCACCTTTATGTAAGCTACCCTTTGGCCAATGAAGAAGGAAAAGCATTGATGCCTTCTTCATATATTAAAAGATTAACGGATTTGTTTCCAAATGCCCGCATGCATTTCTTTGTTGCCGATCCATCAGAGTTATCGGAAGAAGAGCAGCTTGATTTTATTTCAAATGAAACGACTGCCCTGTCCTATTTGACCGGACAGCTTCAGCTGAAAAAACGAAACTATCCGGTTTATGACTTATGGTGGGATGTTTATAACTATTATATGAATAATGATAGATTAAGGCCGATGGCAGTTAAAGCTCTGTCTGGTTTATTCTATGAAAACCGGACGAAAAAGCTATCGGAGCAGGTAAGCAAACAATTGTACGGAGACCATATTCAAGCTAGCGTCTCAAGGATGGAGCTCTTTCACAGCTGTCCGTTTTCCCACTTTGCCCGACATGGACTGAAACTCTCGGACCGTCAAGTATTCCGGCTTGATGCTCCTGATATCGGTGAATTATTCCATGGTGCATTAAAATATATCGCAGAAACAGTGGCGCAAAAGAATTTGTCTTGGGCAAACATGACGAAGGAAGAATGCGAAAATCTTGCAAAAGAAGCAGTTGAAAAACTGGCTCCTAAATTGCAAAATGAAATACTGTTAAGTACGAATCGCCATCAATATATTAAGAGGAAACTGGAAAAAATTATCAGCAGAGCTTCATATGTATTAAGCGAACATGCCAAGGCAAGCGGTTTTTACCCGATCGGCTTGGAAGTGGCTTTTGGTCCGAAGGAAAAACTGCCGCCCCTTTCTTTTTCTTTGAAAAATGGAACAAAAATGGAATTGGTCGGCCGGATCGACCGTGTTGATAAAGCAGAGGACACAAGCGGCGTATTTTTAAGGGTGATCGATTACAAGTCGAGCGAAAAAGATTTAAACATCGGGGAAGTTTACTACGGTCTGGCGCTGCAAATGCTGACGTATTTAGATATTATCATTACCCATTCGGACAATTTAATCGGCACGAAAGCAGACCCTGCGGGAGTCCTTTATTTCCATGTTCATAATCCGATCATCCATTCTTCAAAAGTGTTGACGCTTGATGAAATTGAAAAAGAGATTATGAAAAGCTTCCGAATGAAAGGGCTTCTTCTCGGGGAGCAAAATGTAATTCAATTAATGGACAAAACACTAGAATCCGGCGACTCGCAAATTGTCTCCGCCGGAATGAAAAAGGATGGAACGTTGAAAAAGTCTTCGAAAGTGGCGACGAGAGAAGAATTTGAAGCTTTAAGGCGTTATGTCAGAAAATTGTATGAGAAAACAGGAAATGCCATTTCAGAAGGAGTTGTCGACCTTTCCCCTTATAAAATGAAGAACAAAATTCCTTGCACGTTTTGTCCGTACAAAGCGGTATGCCAGTTCGATCAATCACTGGAAAGCAATGAGTTTCGTATTTTAACGCCGTACAAAAGAGATGACGTTTTGGGATTAATCCGAAAGGAGGTAGATGATCTTGACAAATTCGGTGATGATTCCGCCAAAGCCTGA
- a CDS encoding helix-turn-helix domain-containing protein, translating into MENIQKIIAENLKMIRKTRGLSLESAAEATGVSKAMLGQIERGESSPTVTTLWKIATGLQVSFSTLIREEPSEIVLVSMKDVDPVIENNGEYRVYSIFPFDPRKKFEIYIIELDPGCQHVSDPHNEGIEENITVMSGCLEMKINSESYLVNAGSSIRFTANRQHSYTNPGAEMVRFQLVMYYP; encoded by the coding sequence ATGGAAAATATTCAAAAAATAATTGCGGAAAATTTAAAAATGATACGTAAAACCCGGGGATTAAGCCTTGAAAGTGCAGCAGAAGCCACCGGTGTGAGCAAAGCAATGCTTGGCCAGATTGAGCGTGGCGAATCAAGCCCTACCGTTACAACCCTTTGGAAAATTGCCACGGGCCTTCAAGTTTCTTTTTCCACTCTTATTCGGGAAGAACCATCAGAAATCGTTCTTGTTTCAATGAAAGATGTTGATCCAGTTATTGAAAATAACGGTGAGTACCGTGTTTATTCAATTTTTCCTTTCGACCCGCGAAAAAAATTTGAGATTTATATTATCGAACTTGATCCCGGATGCCAGCATGTATCAGACCCGCATAATGAAGGAATTGAAGAAAATATTACCGTCATGTCCGGCTGCCTTGAAATGAAAATTAACAGCGAGTCATATCTCGTAAATGCGGGGAGCTCAATCCGTTTTACAGCCAACAGACAACATTCCTACACCAACCCGGGAGCAGAAATGGTACGATTTCAGTTAGTCATGTACTATCCGTAA
- a CDS encoding AzlD domain-containing protein — protein sequence MIIGMGIVTYIPRMLPFVLFKGKELPSFVQGVLRNVPYATLGALIFPGILFIQDDMLYGLVGAAAACIAAFLGANVIVVVLGSIAVLTVYSYFI from the coding sequence ATGATCATCGGAATGGGAATTGTCACTTATATCCCGCGAATGCTTCCCTTTGTCTTATTTAAAGGAAAAGAGCTCCCATCATTTGTCCAAGGGGTTCTTAGAAATGTTCCATATGCTACTCTTGGGGCACTTATTTTTCCGGGAATCTTATTTATTCAAGATGACATGTTGTACGGCTTGGTCGGTGCGGCAGCTGCCTGTATTGCAGCATTCCTTGGTGCAAATGTTATTGTCGTTGTTCTTGGATCAATTGCCGTTCTAACAGTTTATTCGTACTTTATATAA
- a CDS encoding IDEAL domain-containing protein: protein MNEKSYTELMKLGAMNRKKEKEMFVQDLYIEMLLSEVLLQAEKEKLLKLIDEAIDNRDRPAFLQLSEQLKELNKRFGT from the coding sequence ATGAACGAAAAGTCCTACACAGAACTAATGAAACTCGGTGCGATGAACCGTAAAAAGGAGAAAGAAATGTTTGTTCAAGACCTGTACATTGAAATGCTCCTATCGGAAGTATTATTACAGGCAGAGAAAGAAAAGCTGTTAAAACTTATTGATGAGGCAATTGATAACAGAGACCGTCCTGCATTCCTCCAATTGTCTGAGCAATTAAAAGAATTAAACAAACGCTTCGGCACTTGA
- a CDS encoding ABC transporter ATP-binding protein, which translates to MLQLKQIYKVFNEGTPDEKIALNMVNLNLSPGDFVTVIGSNGAGKSTLMNVISGKLVPDIGEVWIDGKIITFEKEHKRAKWIGRVFQDPMAGTAPSMTIEENLAIAYARTATRGLGRGVSKKRREFFKEKLESLHLGLENRLQAKAGLLSGGERQALSLLMATFTEPKILLLDEHTAALDPARAELITELTKQIVKEYNLTTIMVTHNMQQALELGNRLIMMDKGQIIFEANSEEKQSLTVEKLLQEFQRIRGEKMASDRAVLI; encoded by the coding sequence TTGCTGCAATTAAAACAGATATATAAAGTCTTTAATGAAGGAACACCGGACGAAAAAATTGCCCTTAATATGGTGAATTTGAATTTATCACCCGGTGATTTTGTAACGGTAATCGGAAGCAACGGGGCCGGCAAATCTACTTTAATGAATGTAATTTCAGGAAAGCTTGTTCCTGATATAGGGGAAGTTTGGATTGATGGGAAAATCATTACATTTGAAAAAGAGCACAAACGTGCCAAATGGATCGGCCGCGTTTTCCAGGATCCAATGGCAGGCACTGCACCATCGATGACAATTGAAGAAAATCTTGCCATCGCATATGCAAGAACAGCGACACGCGGACTTGGAAGAGGCGTTTCAAAAAAACGGAGGGAATTTTTTAAAGAAAAACTTGAAAGCCTTCATCTCGGTTTGGAAAACAGGCTTCAGGCAAAAGCAGGACTGTTATCTGGCGGGGAAAGGCAGGCGCTGTCATTGTTAATGGCAACCTTTACTGAACCTAAAATTCTTCTCCTTGATGAACATACAGCTGCTCTTGACCCTGCGCGTGCTGAACTTATTACAGAACTGACAAAACAGATTGTCAAGGAATACAATTTGACAACGATTATGGTGACGCACAATATGCAGCAAGCCCTTGAGCTCGGGAATCGTTTGATCATGATGGATAAAGGCCAGATCATTTTCGAAGCAAATTCTGAGGAAAAACAATCTTTGACTGTTGAAAAGCTTTTACAAGAGTTCCAGCGGATTCGCGGTGAAAAAATGGCGAGCGACAGAGCTGTATTAATTTAA
- a CDS encoding TVP38/TMEM64 family protein, producing MDFDLIREWFTLEKILELIKEYRSFGPLPGILLPMFEAFLPFLPLFVFVMANANAFGLWFGFLFSWIGAVGGALLVFLIVRKYGQQKMLRFLKKHSHVKKLMSWVERHGFGPLFLMLCFPFTPSAIVNIVAGLSKVSIAQYLLAVITGKMVMIFTISFIGYDIRALVQQPIRTAIVMIVIFILWYVGKRIELKMNMSVEKDRT from the coding sequence ATGGATTTTGATTTAATACGAGAATGGTTCACGCTAGAAAAGATATTGGAATTAATAAAAGAATATCGCTCTTTCGGACCGCTTCCGGGAATATTGCTCCCAATGTTTGAGGCTTTCTTGCCGTTTCTTCCCTTATTTGTGTTTGTCATGGCTAATGCAAATGCATTCGGGCTATGGTTTGGGTTTTTATTTTCATGGATTGGTGCAGTTGGAGGAGCATTGCTAGTTTTTTTGATCGTGCGTAAATATGGCCAGCAGAAGATGCTCCGTTTTTTGAAAAAGCATTCCCATGTAAAAAAGCTTATGAGCTGGGTTGAACGGCATGGGTTTGGTCCGCTTTTCCTGATGCTTTGTTTTCCGTTTACGCCTTCAGCTATTGTCAACATCGTGGCAGGGTTATCAAAAGTAAGTATTGCACAATATTTGCTGGCAGTCATTACGGGCAAAATGGTGATGATTTTCACGATTAGTTTTATAGGGTATGATATCCGCGCATTGGTCCAACAGCCGATAAGAACAGCCATTGTTATGATCGTCATTTTTATTCTTTGGTACGTGGGCAAAAGAATTGAACTAAAAATGAATATGAGCGTTGAAAAAGATAGAACATAA
- a CDS encoding LCP family protein, whose translation MRYERRQHKKKKKRRWRKLFLILLLLSAGVFTYSFFLYKAGVSQSLQNAETEKVEYEFNGEKDENGWTNTLLIGSDSRGEEHARADTIMIAHYNKEKGKYKVTSIMRDTYVDIPGYGKDKINAAFAYGGPELLRKTIKENFGIDLQYYSIVDFEGFVQLIDEAFPEGIEVNVEKRMSENIGVTLEPGVQKLDGKHLLGYVRFRHDAVGDFGRVKRQQKVLKSVARELSNLETIPKLPKLVGVVTPYINTNMKTMTMLFMGKDFLGKENRDIETLRIPVDGSFENQQVSGSGSVLAVDLEKNRAALKEFLNK comes from the coding sequence ATGAGATATGAAAGAAGGCAACATAAAAAGAAAAAGAAACGCAGATGGAGAAAGTTATTTCTTATCCTGCTATTATTGTCAGCAGGTGTGTTTACCTATTCATTTTTCCTGTATAAAGCCGGTGTCTCTCAATCATTGCAAAATGCTGAAACTGAAAAAGTGGAATATGAGTTCAATGGGGAAAAAGATGAGAACGGCTGGACAAATACATTGTTGATCGGCAGTGATAGCCGTGGAGAAGAACATGCACGGGCTGATACGATTATGATTGCCCACTACAATAAGGAAAAAGGCAAATATAAAGTGACATCCATTATGAGGGATACGTATGTTGATATTCCGGGATATGGGAAAGATAAAATTAATGCAGCTTTTGCCTATGGGGGACCTGAACTGCTCAGGAAAACGATTAAAGAAAACTTTGGCATCGATCTGCAATATTATTCGATTGTTGATTTTGAAGGTTTTGTTCAATTGATTGATGAAGCTTTCCCTGAAGGGATTGAAGTAAATGTTGAAAAAAGAATGTCCGAGAATATTGGAGTCACACTTGAACCGGGTGTCCAAAAACTAGACGGCAAGCATTTGCTCGGTTATGTAAGATTCCGCCATGATGCGGTGGGAGATTTTGGACGTGTTAAACGCCAGCAAAAGGTATTAAAAAGCGTAGCAAGGGAATTATCAAATCTTGAAACGATTCCAAAACTGCCGAAATTAGTCGGTGTTGTGACACCTTACATTAATACAAACATGAAGACGATGACAATGCTGTTCATGGGTAAAGATTTTTTAGGAAAAGAGAATCGGGATATCGAAACTCTCCGTATCCCGGTAGACGGATCTTTTGAAAATCAACAAGTGAGCGGTTCAGGATCTGTTTTAGCAGTAGACCTTGAAAAAAACAGAGCCGCATTAAAAGAATTCTTGAACAAATAA
- the lepB gene encoding signal peptidase I, translating to MKEEIKKEGLEWLKAFAIGMIIFAFIRTFFFSNYIVEGESMKPTLKDGNKLVVNKIGYQIGELQRFDVIVFHANKKEDFVKRIIGLPGDKVEYRNDQLYINDKKMDEPYLDIYRKQVPGGRITGDFTLEELTGEEKVPPGKLFVLGDNRLGSWDSRQFGFIAIDQVVGKVNVRYWPLNEFDVSF from the coding sequence ATGAAAGAAGAAATAAAAAAAGAAGGTTTGGAATGGCTGAAAGCTTTTGCGATCGGAATGATAATATTTGCTTTTATTCGTACTTTTTTCTTTTCAAATTATATTGTTGAAGGTGAATCGATGAAGCCGACTCTTAAAGACGGCAATAAGTTGGTGGTAAATAAAATCGGTTACCAGATCGGCGAGTTGCAGCGGTTTGATGTTATCGTATTCCATGCAAATAAGAAAGAAGATTTTGTGAAAAGAATTATCGGCCTTCCTGGAGATAAGGTTGAATACCGCAATGATCAATTGTACATCAATGATAAAAAAATGGATGAACCATATTTAGACATTTACCGGAAGCAGGTACCCGGCGGAAGAATAACTGGTGATTTTACTTTGGAAGAACTTACAGGAGAAGAAAAGGTTCCTCCGGGCAAGCTTTTTGTTCTCGGAGATAATCGCCTTGGCAGCTGGGACAGCCGCCAGTTTGGATTTATTGCGATCGATCAGGTCGTCGGGAAAGTGAATGTAAGATATTGGCCGTTAAACGAATTTGATGTTTCTTTTTAA